The Leptodactylus fuscus isolate aLepFus1 chromosome 5, aLepFus1.hap2, whole genome shotgun sequence genome segment gctggaaacgctgcaacactggtgtggggagacgtcagcaggccgtgctgaagctcatcagctttggggtcagacagcacactgcctacaaagtgagtcatgccatcctcgatgacacggcaatgtggtttttgccactgcacctgggcccaggcatgttgtcatgtgtgataatggctgtaacctgggattggctctgtagcttggcagcctgcaacatattccatgcctgggcacgtttttaactcagtgctgcaatgctttttaaaaaaagtccctcaatgttcctgagctactggtgaaagtgcggcgcttgtgcggatagttttgaaagtctatagttgccgctgctagcctctatgaaCTCCTACAATACCGGAATCTGTCCGAACAATGgatgttgtgcgacgtctccacactgctggaactaaacatatcatctcttgagcagagtgtgtgagcagcacagacctttgatggagttccaactgcaaagccctagggttcgtcaaagtcagctccctcatttgCTCAaacatgagtggccatgggtggcagacttatgtgaaatcccatcccatccattgcactggacacaaaagattagcatgcgctcatcacaactccggatatggcagttgcgttaagcagggtgcagggtacaacacagaccaggcccgagcaccaggaacaggtgttagaaatactgcagcatccaccatttcctaccaattttgtgcttgtggacccgccaccgacgtttctgaacctcagtgaggatgatgagacacagttgccatcagggaaagctgtggttatgtgcggtttgcagtaaggggaaagtgcgcaattggaagaggagttggtggatgatgaggccaccgaccccacatggacaggggtgatgtctaggggctaaagcagtgtagatgtggagggaagctaaatcaacaaaaaacctgggtagaagcagaggcataaactggggtgatgtttaggggcgaaagcagtgtagatgtggagggaagctaattcaacaaaaaaacagggtagaagcagaggcataaactgggttgatgtttaggggcaaaagcagtgtagatgtggagggaagctaagcagcaaaaacagtgggtagaggcaaaggcatgcaaaactctaccctgttggaagacttattcctaggtctgggacatgttaatggcccccctggacaaattaccgccactcaagggcctagtgtcaccaggagggaaaagtataggcgcatgttgttggagtacctggccgaccccagctctgtcctctccgatccctctgtgccctacacttattttctcataagtttttctgcaataaacatgtcctgtgaagttcccttgggatctcagaggagttggcctcagtgctgttcatctgagttcccttggcaattagctgtaagagaaccctggagcaacctactctaggcagctagcatagcatccagcatggcctacccatcatgcacctcttcccagccactcccattctccctggcatttcattgcaggcagaagtacagcgcaagccacccacatgcccaagcctttaatggcctcatctcaaaactgctggccctggagatgttggcgtttagacTTCTGGATACCCAGATCTtacatcaccagatggcagctggggcacctccctatgctgggcctagccgttactacttctcttggtgtgctgtccctgccttgcgcctgcatgtgtcccataacatcagtcgggcccagagctctgcgctttgctgcaaggtccacttgaccaccgacacatggacaagcacctgtggtcagggatgctgcttatcttgaatgacaggcagggtgaatgtagtggagtctggtcccggggtgcaaactggggtggcctatctcctctcccagcccaaaattcatggcaggagttcactgaaagcctactacgctgcaacctccaccccagctactagcggcaaacgctgtaacactggcgtggggagatgtcagcaggatgtgctgaggctcatcagcttgggggacagacagcagactgcctccgaggtcagggatgccatcctggctgagatggcaatgtttctttccctgctacacctggggcctggcacttttgcgcctgtgataatggcccgaacctggtagcagatctggagcttgccagactcaaacacggtccacacatggcccacgttttcaacttgttggtgcaacggttctttgaaacctacaccattgtgcctgatatactggttaaagtgtggccattttcataagtgagaagtagcctctgctaggctgaaaacattcagagcacactactctcatcttcgcaccgttggctggcggaggaagatgagggggttggagtggcatctgatgtccctgtcccacacgaggcttgagggtgcacttcagtgcatcccattgcttcaccacacaTGGTGTgcaggggagtggaaaatggaggataggagagtgacccttacagttggggccagcaaagtcatgccaagtaacacactggcacacatggctgacttgatgtttggttgcttttcaagagtcaaacgcatacttcacatcatggagtgcaaacaatactggatttttgcaagcctcgaacccggtctaggtctaatgtctgttcctttgttatattaggggagaggggaaaaaaagttgCTAAAATgatgggtttagcgtacatagactgactaatgactattaatgtgtatcccacttagtgttgttggggttacacaccgtcacaacctggctaaagtttctatagctgttaataaagtcaacataactttacagtatccaaaaagacagctggtaccgacagagagcaagacaaatgtcaaaaaaagctgtgagctctgaacacccacagtgactttagcGTCATCATTATACGGAAgagggtggtaataaataacttggcagtgcctaaaacccaacaagcttacaactatatttacattaagatacacaaatgacactttttaggagcatgtcatgagacaagctgataagatcttcctttgaaAGTTAATAGTTGCCTTCATTTTAGGAgaaggagaaggtgcagacagattagatttagaacatgttgtcttcattgtcagaatcctCTATCTAGGTAACAGGTTTTTTTGCCCGAGATGtccgggaacgagctggtgcagcactgacaacctgggtgaatatggcaagagcctgagatgtagggtgaatgtatccccaaattattttaggaattaacactcagaacctggcactatatgccaatagcaacaaatgagggtggtatgaaggccccaatttctttaggtaattgacaatgacaacctgggtgaatatggcaggagcctgagatgtagggtgtatgtatccccaaattatttggggaattaacagtcagcacctggcactatatgccaatagcaacaattgagggtggtatgaaggtccTTTTGGATGACAGCTgtaagcctattgaaggctccgaggcttattaatctgttatttttattaatatctaTTTAAATTTGTAATCTTCATAAAGAATTGGTTCATCTATGAGACAACAATTCATCAGATCATTGGGAATGTTTTTAAGGAGTTTTTGTAACTTTCTATGTAATATTTTCTGGATGTAGCTGTAATATTTCTCTCTGTTTGTCTTCTATTTTTATTCAattactttcagaaatagaaaaatatatacagtcccaGTTGGATAATTACATTTCTTGTACGCACTTGGCTCTTACTCGGGGGAGTCTTCTGAGGATCTCTCAGGATATGGAGCTGTGTATAAAATGACTGTAATGGTTTCTTCTATTATTAGACAGGCTGGAGTCTATGATGGGGCTGGGTGACGTCTCGCAGCTCAGCACGGATATCTCTTATCGCTTATATCACACAGAATATAGGGTACAATATTTTGCCATCAGATATGGAGGTTGTACACACTGAGGTGAGCACCATGTGTATACTGAGGGCCATATTATATTCTTCACAAGTGTTATTACTTTTGTTGATTTCAACCCTTGATCGGATCCTGCATCAAAATATCAGCACATGCTGTGGACTTctcatattatattactgtatattatcctgtatctgtattactatgctgctgtaacatgctgaaatttcctcaatgtgggactacaaaaggattatcttatcttatattatatagataagaaaagtctcctcctctgtcttctaGGATTCCTTATCAAGTGcacagatactcacctctcctcaccatCCAGTCTTCTTTCCACATACCATTCTTCACTTCTGGATACTTTTAGCCTATTCCGGCAAACTTCTCTGATGTCACACTTGGGGTCACCGgtgagtcctgtgattggcctGTGACATTCAAGGAGATGAAGGAATAGGTTGGAAGGTATCCTGGAAGGAATAACAGATAAGCAGAAGGATTGTACAGTGGGTGCAGAAAGTATTCAGAGCCCTTTAAATGTTTCACTCTTTGTTACATtgtagccatttgctaaaatcaagaaaatttgttttatttttcattaatgGACACTcggccccatcttgacagaaaatcCTCCcagaaatgtaaatatttttgcaaaattatTAACAAAATCTCCTATGGCAATAAGAGTTCAGCccttttgctcagtattgagtctTTGCCCCCTTTTGAGCTCGTACAGCCAGgcgtcttcttgggaatgattcAACAAGGTCTTCACATCTGTATTTAGGGATCCCCTGCCATTGTTCCTGGCCCTGACACTCGTTTATTCATTATGTAGTgatggactatatatatatatatatatatatatatatatatatatatatatatatatatatgtatacttggtcctctttaaaaaaaaataattggcaTATTATTTATGGTAATTGCCTGAGTACTCTGAGGTTGAGGTATGCAAATATTAAACCAAAATTCATAATTTAATTGACTCATATGAAGGGCACTGATCTATAGATAAGTCCTTTCCCTTAGGATGTTCATGTATATTTGTGACTCTGTTGAGTGGGGGTAttatttgtgttttattttgtggTTACTTTTAAGAAACTTTGCACTTGACAAAGGACCATATGggtctgaaacgcgttgtgccataTCAACTCTCCTAATCTTAATAAAGAAGGTTTTCTGGAATTATTTGGGTGTGCACTGTCCTTTAGCCTGACTCCGGATCGGGTTTGTCCTCTTCCTGTTGGTTTATCTCACGTCCCTATGACATCCATCAGCTGTTGCCCTACTCCCTGGTGTTGACCTTCCCAGGATCTATATATGTTGATGCTCGTGGGTTGCTGTTACTACCTCACAACCCCTCAAGGTGTGCTGACATCTATCTATTTTTATCTTTCTCACTGTTGACCTTGATATACTACACGAGGATCGTCTCGGTATCCCCTTTTGTCTCTCtaattcttccttgcagatcctctctagtttcttcaggttggatggtgaacattggtggacagccattctcaggtctctccagagatgctcaattggatTGAGGTCAGGGCTGTAGCTTGGCCAGTCAAGAATGCTTACAAAGCcaatcctttgttattttagctgagtgtttagggtcattgtcttgttgaaagGTGAACCTTCAGCCAAGTCTGAGGTCCagatgttatgacccggtcttcgctatctcagcctgttaggttcaggtgtgGAGTGTCGGAATGGCATTCTGCACGTGACTTTCCGATGTGTGGTAGGGGAATATTCACATTGGCATGCATTCTCTGCGGTTGCACTCTAGCATGGATTGTGCAATGAGTTACGTTGCTGATCTTTGCTCTAGTCTTGGCCTCTAAAGGGGTTAAGTTTCTCTGCTGTGCCAGGACTCTATTAAGGTTTTGGGCGGTTCCAAGTTCTGATATCCAATTGGCCTCCTGCTTTTAGCTATTTATACTCCGCTTTGCATTctgtcagttgccggtcttaGTCTTCAGTTCCTGtgtcccagacatggtctgtcAGTCTGAAGCTGCTATTCCATCTGCATCTGAGTCCTAGCCCATTCAGCTTCCTTTTTCTGTATCTTacctctccttcataaatgtgaaactagtcaggggtttctgtttcactaataggtgagttatttctctggCTGTGTTCGCGCCCACTCGGGCCAGTTAGTCGGGCTcatggctacttctagttgtgcaaggcagggtataggagtatcacacacaagatattccaaactgctcatactcctgatttttgtttttcttttgtgttttctcttgtacttgactgagaagttatcagtcaggggccagtccatggtcagagatccccagactaTAACACCAGAGCACTCcggaagaggttttccaggatatctctgtacttggctgtATTCATCTTTCCTTCCATTACAACCAGTTGCCCTGTCCCTGTCCCATAGTATGATGCTGCCGCCATGTGTCACTGTTGGGATtatattgggcaggtgatgggtTGTGCCTGGTTTTCTCTACACATACCACTTAAAATTAAtaccaaaaagttcaatcttcatcTCATTAGaacagagaatcttatttctcatagtctgtgaTTCCTTCTTGTGTTTTTTGGCTTtcctatgtcttgcactgagtAGAGGCTTTCTTCGGaccactctgccataaagccctgaCTGGTGGAGGCTGCAGCAATAGTTgtctttgtggaactttctcccatctccctactgcatctctggagctcagcaaTGATGAtatttgggttcttctttacctctctccacaaggctcttctcccacgattgctcagtttggctggatggccaagtctaggaagagttctgatCATCCCAAACTTCTtacatttaaggattatggaggccactgtgcttttaggaaccttgagtgctgcagaaattcttctgtaaccttggccagatctgtgccttgccacaattctgtctctgagctccttgggcagttcctttgacctcatgattctcattgctttgacatgcactgtgagctgtgaggtcttatatagacaggtctgcGCCTTTCATAACCACATCCAATCAGTTCAATTAATcgcagctggactccaatgaaggagaagagccatctcaaggaggatcagaaggaaatggccaGCATGTGAGTTacatatgagtgtcacagcaaaggctCTGAATACTTATGGCCAGAGgagatttcagtttttcttttttaaataaatttgcaaaaataactacatttctgtttttctttCTGTCAAGCTGGGGCTGAGTGTCCatcaatgagaaataaaatgaacttttttgcttttagcaaatggtggcaaggaaacaaagagtgaaaaatgtaaaggggtctgaatactttccgtacccactgtatgaTTTTtgccctctcctgggcctccagttattatattctggtgtctgaagagaccccagggtacAATGGTGGTCAATGGTTGATGAACCAAACATTTCGAATATGACCAAACCAAAAAGTTTTAGAAAattggattatcttatcttaaaaagtgtataaaaccttttttttttttttttttcttttcagaggACACTGAGAAATAACATCACCTCCATCATCCTTCTGGGATTTCCAAATATTCAAAACGTCAGATTTCTACTCTTTTCCCTATTGATTCTTATATATTATGGGGCCATTACAGGAAACCTTCTTATCATGGTCTTGTATTTCTTAAGTAAATCCCTTCAgtcccccatgtacttcttcatTACCCAGCTCTCCTTGTGTGACCTTCTGCTGaccacagatattgtccccaCCCTCCTACTTACTGTACTTTATGGAGAATTTGCTGTGTCTTTCATTGGCTGCTTCATCCAGTTTATTTCCTTTGCTATCTCGGAGACTTTAGAATGTTTCCTCCTATCGGTGATGTCTTATGACcggtatgtggccatctgtaacccgCTCCGCTATCACTCCATCATGACTCACACATTCTGTGTGACATTGGTCAGTATAATTTGGTGGACATGTGCTGTGATAACAACAGTTAATGTCATTTGTATGTACAATCTGTATTTCTGTGGACCTCACGTCATTGACCATTTCTACTGTGACTTTGAGCCCCTAATGCAGCTCTCCTGCTCCGATACAGTTATAATTCGTACTTGGGCCCTTATAATGGGACTTTTCATCATGGCGCTACCTTTTGTAATCATTGTCATGTCCTATGTGTACATTGCACTCACCATCCTGAAGATCCCATCCAATACCGGAAGacataaagccttctccacctgcagctcccacctcattgtggtttGCTTATTTTACGGGACGTTAATGATTGTTTATTTGTTTCCAAAAAGAGGAGAATCCCTGACCCTGAGTAAGGTCTTATCTCTGATGTATACTGTGGTGACCCCACTGcttaaccccattatatacacccTGAGGAACAAAGACTTTAAAAAAGCTTTTTATAAACTTAAACTTATATTCTTATTTAATGTAAAATAAactaacaaaatatatataataccctcatctcctctgcctttgacacagttgaccactccctcttgttagaaattctctcatcccttggtatctcagacctggccctttcctggatctcctcatacctcaccgaccgcacattcagcggctcccactcgcacaccacctcctcaccacgcccgctctctgtaggtgtcccccagggctccgtcctaggacccctcttgttctccatctacaccctcggcctgggccaactcatagaatctcatggctttcaataccattgctatgccgatgacacccaaatctacatctctagaccagacattacctcccttgTGGCCAGAGTTCAAGATTGTTTAGCGTCTGTAACCTCCTTTTTCTCCTTCCGATTTCTCAAACTcaccatggagaaaacagagttcatcatcttcacctcaCCTTGAACAGCCCTTCTatttgacccatctatcaaatttAATGGAATCACGCTTACACGTGTCCCACGGGactgttgccttgggataaccctggactctgacctatccttcaagtcgcatgttgaaaccctcaacacctcctgccacctccaactcaagaacatccatcaaatcgccctcctccagtccaccttaaactggtcTGCTCACTAAATAACCCCCCCCTCCTCATTTTTCATTGGCTTCTCCCCTTTGCCAaaccctccactggttacccattgccAGTGAACTGATTTGaagctactaatgttaacatacaaagccatccacaacctgttccctccatatatctctgatttcatctcccgctacctgcccacacgtaacctcagatcttccaaagacctcctactccgctctgctcttatacattcctcacacaaccgtctccaagatttctcccgtgcatcccccatactctggaactccttaccacgacacataaggctccattcacactgagtaacgctggcgttttttgtgcttattttggcacgtagcggtGTTTACGCaccgctacgtgccaaaataagcacaaaaaacgccagcgttactcagtgtgaatggagcctaagactgacccccacaatcacaagaaggctctaaagactcccctattcaggaagacctacaagccccaataacactactgtcaccataccaccgccatctgtacagtctccccctctccttctgtctctaaccctctcccctcatagactctaagccctcgcaggcagggctcTCTATCcccctgtgccagtcggtcattgttagtattacatttgtttgtatattttgtgtactgtatgtaaaccctcaaatgtaaagcaccatgaaattaatctaataatgcacagcaccatgggattaatatagtaatgtaagccaccatagaattaatataataatgtaaaccaccatgggattaatataataatatacagcaccatggaatatgtGGTCCGGACACTGTATTCAGAGCAGAACCTGCATGAGCTAAAGCAGGTCCAACTAAAGAATGAAGTGAAGGAATGGCTGAGCAGAGCTGGAGATCTGGAGCAAAGAGAAAAAGAACTCCAAGCTGGAATATGTGGCCTGCAGAGGGCGCTCACAGGATCTTatgaaaataatttaaaaaatgtctATTTCGGTCCAAAATAAAGACAAAGAGTTGATGGAGATGTCGTCTTTTCACGCAAAGAACTTAAAAAGCATACAGGCGAATCACAAAGATGTTGAGGAAAACCTTAAATCTGTGCAGATACTGTATGAGAACAAAGCCTATGCTTATGACAAGCTGTAAAAGGCCAAGAGAGCATTGGACCTCCAGATAGAAGACCTGAGAATTTACCCTAAATACATAAAgcatggctattagagatgagcgaacactaaaatgttcgaggttcgaaattcgattcgaacagccgctcactgttcgagtgttcgaatgggtttcgaaccccattatagtctatggggaacataaactcattaagggggaaacccaaattcgtgtctggagggtcaccaagtccactatgacaccccaggaaatgataccaacaccctggaatgacactgggacagcaggggaagcatgtctgggggcataaaagtcactttatttcatggaaatccctgtcagtttgcgattttcgcaagctaacttttccccatagaaatgcattggccagtgctgattggccagagtacggaactcgaccaatcagcgctggctctgctggaggaggcggagtctaagatcgctccacaccagtctccattcaggtccgaccttagactccgcctcctccagcagagccagcgctgattggccgaattccgtactctggccaatcagtgctggccaatgcattctattggcgtgatgaagcagtgctgaatgtgtgtgtttagctcaacaacaccggtggagtagttgagctaagcacacagattcagctctgcttcaatcagcgctggccaatgcattctattagcttgatgaagcagagtgtgcacaagggttcaagcgcaccctcggctctgatgtagcagagccgagggtgcacaagggttcaagcgctccttcggctctgatgtagcagagccgagggtgcacaagggttcaagtgcaccctcggctctgctacatcagaaccgagggtgcgcttgaacccttgtgcaccctcggctctgctacatcagagccgagggtgcgcttgaacccttgtgcagccttggctctgctacatcagagccgagggtgcgcttgaacccttgtgcag includes the following:
- the LOC142202314 gene encoding olfactory receptor 11A1-like; the protein is MEVVHTERTLRNNITSIILLGFPNIQNVRFLLFSLLILIYYGAITGNLLIMVLYFLSKSLQSPMYFFITQLSLCDLLLTTDIVPTLLLTVLYGEFAVSFIGCFIQFISFAISETLECFLLSVMSYDRYVAICNPLRYHSIMTHTFCVTLVSIIWWTCAVITTVNVICMYNLYFCGPHVIDHFYCDFEPLMQLSCSDTVIIRTWALIMGLFIMALPFVIIVMSYVYIALTILKIPSNTGRHKAFSTCSSHLIVVCLFYGTLMIVYLFPKRGESLTLSKVLSLMYTVVTPLLNPIIYTLRNKDFKKAFYKLKLIFLFNVK